One Brassica napus cultivar Da-Ae chromosome C4, Da-Ae, whole genome shotgun sequence genomic region harbors:
- the LOC106380580 gene encoding protein FAR1-RELATED SEQUENCE 2: MDVEGVAIDLLSRNGANVDEPCEASTSGNATSSTLEHCATLCEPINGMEFESKEAAYYFYREYARSVGFGITIKASRRSKRSGKFIDVKIACSRFGTKRESTAAIVNPRSCPKTGCKAGLHMKRKEDEKWVIVSFVKEHNHEICPDDFYASVRGKNKPAAGASAHQKKGLQLALEENDFKLMLDHFAEMQSKQPGFFYAVDFDSGKRIRNVFWLDVKAKQDYFSFSDVVLFDTFYLRSGYRVPFAPFVGVNHHRRYALLGCALIGEESESAYSWLFRTWRKAVGGGQAPGVVITDQDKVLSDVVAEVFPTARHCFSLWSVVSKVPEMVNPLDDGFTECFRDCVDGAWTDEQFERSWSEMVGKFELNENEWLHSLFRDRKKWVPRYFHGLSFAGLSGVERSGSIVSHFDKYMNSEATTFSGFFELYMKFLQYRYDVEAKDDLDSQSKEPTLRSSLAFEKQLSLIYTDAAFKKFQTEVLGVVSCQLQKEREDETTAIFRVEDFEKRRNFFVSVKKEVLDVCCSCYLFEYQGFLCKHAMLVLQNSDVSCVPSQYILKRWSKKGNNREEKHEEGAAVDNRMSRFDDLCKRFVKLGEVASLSDEAYKTALQFLEKNLKRCVRLNNSSKFPSEPGLENEGTLDCASKLSRKKKTQKKRKAYNGPEDVTNGSEELRQEPEQVSSRAPTFENCYIPQAADMEATELGSRAAPLGMYYSTQQTIGFSSVSSVQDGYYYGHPATIQAMGNLHSFHGRMNQYETQPSIQGAFQGQSAIRGCYDMEETLQDMTMESSQFHGSGPSHPGDHRLSH, translated from the exons ATGGATGTTGAAGGCGTCGCTATAGATCTTCTATCAAGAAATGGTGCCAATGTTGATGAGCCTTGTGAGGCGAGTACGAGTGGAAACGCTACTAGCAGCACCTTAGAGCATTGCGCAACCCTTTGCGAGCCCATAAACGGCATGGAGTTTGAGTCCAAGGAGGCTGCTTACTATTTCTACAGAGAATACGCTCGATCAGTCGGATTTGGCATCACGATAAAAGCCAGCCGGCGCTCAAAGAGATCAGGAAAGTTCATCGATGTCAAAATAGCGTGTTCGAGATTCGGAACCAAGCGCGAGTCCACCGCGGCTATAGTAAACCCGCGGTCATGTCCGAAGACGGGTTGCAAAGCTGGTCTGCATATGAAGAGGAAAGAAGACGAGAAATGGGTTATAGTTAGTTTCGTGAAAGAACATAACCATGAGATCTGTCCTGATGATTTTTACGCCAGCGTAAGGGGAAAGAACAAGCCTGCTGCTGGTGCGTCAGCACATCAAAAGAAAGGTCTTCAGTTAGCTCTAGAAGAAAACGACTTCAAGTTGATGCTGGATCATTTCGCGGAGATGCAATCTAAGCAGCCTGGTTTCTTCTACGCGGTGGATTTCGACTCTGGGAAACGTATTAGAAACGTGTTCTGGCTCGACGTGAAGGCTAAGCAAGACTATTTCAGTTTCTCTGACGTTGTTCTCTTCGACACGTTTTACCTTAGGAGCGGGTACAGAGTCCCGTTTGCTCCTTTCGTCGGGGTTAACCATCACCGTCGATATGCGCTGCTTGGATGTGCGTTGATAGGAGAAGAGAGCGAGTCAGCTTACTCGTGGCTGTTTCGGACGTGGCGTAAAGCAGTGGGAGGAGGTCAAGCTCCTGGAGTGGTGATAACGGATCAGGATAAGGTTCTAAGCGACGTCGTTGCCGAAGTGTTTCCAACTGCTCGTCACTGTTTCTCTTTGTGGAGTGTGGTGAGTAAAGTCCCTGAGATGGTGAATCCTTTAGATGATGGTTTCACGGAGTGTTTTAGAGACTGCGTGGACGGAGCTTGGACAGATGAGCAGTTCGAAAGGAGCTGGTCAGAGATGGTTGGTAAGTTTGAGCTTAACGAGAACGAGTGGCTCCACTCGCTGTTTAGAGATCGGAAGAAGTGGGTGCCACGTTATTTCCACGGTCTTTCTTTCGCTGGATTGTCTGGAGTTGAAAGATCTGGAAGCATCGTCTCTCATTTCGACAAGTATATGAACTCAGAGGCTACTACATTCAGTGGCTTCTTTGAACTCTACATGAAGTTTCTGCAGTATCGTTACGATGTGGAAGCAAAGGATGATCTTGATTCTCAGAGCAAAGAGCCTACGCTGAGATCTTCTTTAGCTTTCGAGAAACAGCTTTCGTTGATCTACACAGACGCTGCTTTTAAGAAGTTCCAAACCGAGGTGCTGGGAGTTGTCTCTTGTCAACtccagaaagaaagagaagatgagacTACAGCTATATTCCGCGTTGAGGATTTTGAAAAACGCCGAAACTTTTTCGTTTCTGTGAAGAAAGAGGTGTTGGATGTGTGCTGCTCTTGTTATTTATTCGAGTACCAGGGGTTCCTCTGCAAGCATGCGATGCTCGTACTTCAAAACTCCGACGTTTCCTGCGTTCCATCTCAGTATATATTGAAGCGCTGGTCAAAGAAGGGTAACAACAGAGAAGAAAAACACGAAGAAGGTGCCGCTGTAGATAACCGTATGTCACGTTTTGATGATCTTTGTAAGCGCTTTGTCAAGCTTGGAGAAGTTGCGTCTTTATCAGATGAAGCCTACAAGACTGCTTTgcagtttttggaaaaaaacttGAAGAGATGCGTTAGGCTGAATAATTCTTCCAAGTTTCCCTCAGAGCCAGGCTTAGAAAATGAAGGTACGTTGGACTGTGCATCGAAACTGTCCAGGAAAAAGAAAActcagaagaaaagaaag GCATATAATGGACCAGAGGATGTGACAAACGGGTCAGAAGAACTCCGCCAAGAACCT GAACAAGTTAGCTCCAGAGCTCCCACCTTTGAGAACTGTTACATTCCTCAAGCAGCAGATATGGAAGCAACGGAACTAGGCTCCCGTGCAGCACCTCTTGGGATGTATTATTCGACTCAACAGACTATTGGA TTCTCATCGGTTTCTTCCGTCCAGGATGGTTACTACTACGGACATCCGGCAACCATACAAGCAATG GGAAACTTGCATTCATTTCATGGACGGATGAATCAGTATGAGACACAACCAAGCATCCAAGGAGCT TTTCAGGGACAGAGCGCTATCCGTGGCTGCTATGACATGGAAGAAACTCTGCAGGACATG ACAATGGAGTCTTCACAGTTTCATGGCTCTGGTCCGAGCCATCCGGGTGATCACCGTTTGTCCCACTAA
- the LOC106380579 gene encoding dolichol kinase EVAN-like → MIGLFLNLETRVSEIRNDHMAGESSSPATMTPFETGERVVVAVVVSRVLLSLPLSLISHGFSLFLLCLSAFLIELRAESSPLLLSRFSARRGASSGILLGAVTLPAVMMSKLVQLTRAISLHQAEQDELAHVTMQYWAASASCCAILIYLSVVMSEGKKNESSSSSVWLTRASLTGTVLYGAACFVSLSMISHTGLNTSLKMLWMLFHGLAAVKLIRHLLCTFPSCASIGEALLVTSGLVLYFGDFLACTIAKICEKLIPVDLVSISYGIRRTETSIIVQGLLLGLLLFPIVFRFVLHIYESSLRKRDGPPRNCSDTAKSVFFFVSILLFMVVAVPSWMQFVHDFHQHPFLWVLTFVFSEPLKRLSLCIYWVLLIVVSVLRFYNISRGSKVERILLRKYYHLMAVLMFLPALVLQPKFLDLAFGAALAVFIALEIIRIWRIQPLGEPLHHFMNAFTDHRDSEFLIVSHFSLLLGCALPIWMSSGFNDRALSPFAGILSLGIGDTMASMVGHKYGVLRWSKTGKKTVEGTAAGITSMMAVCFMLVPVLASMGYILSQGWWSLLVAVTATGMLEAYTAQLDNAFIPLVFYALLCL, encoded by the exons atgattggCTTATTTCTCAATCTCGAAACGCGCGTCTCTGAAATCAGAAATGATCACATGGCCGGAGAATCATCATCGCCGGCGACGATGACGCCGTTTGAGACGGGAGAGAGAGTGGTAGTGGCAGTCGTGGTTTCTCGCGTCCTCCTCTCGCTCCCTCTATCTCTAATCTCTCATGGCTTCTCCCTCTTCCTCCTCTGCCTCTCCGCTTTCCTCATCGAGCTACGCGCCGAGAGTTCCCCGCTTCTTCTCTCTCGTTTCAGCGCCAG GCGAGGTGCATCGTCAGGGATATTGCTAGGAGCAGTAACGCTTCCGGCTGTTATGATGTCTAAGCTGGTACAGCTTACAAGAGCTATCTCACTCCATCAAGCTGAACAAGATG AGCTTGCGCATGTGACGATGCAGTATTGGGCGGCATCGGCGAGCTGCTGTGCAATACTTATATATCTCTCGGTAGTTATGTCGGAAGGGAAGAAGAAtgaatcttcttcctcatccgTTTGGCTTACAAGGGCTAGCTTAACTGGCACAGTTTTGTATGGAGCGGCATGCTTTGTTTCACTTTCCATGATATCACACACTG GCCTAAACACATCATTAAAAATGTTGTGGATGTTATTTCACGGCCTTGCAGCTGTGAAGTTAATTCGACATTTGCTTTGCACCTTCCCTTCTTGTGCTTCAATTG GGGAAGCGCTTCTTGTGACCAGTGGTCTTGTTCTCTATTTTGGCGACTTTCTGGCATGCACAATTGCAAAG ATTTGCGAGAAATTGATACCTGTGGATCTCGTCTCAATAAGCTATGGAATAAGGAGAACTGAAACCAGCATAATCGTCCAG GGTCTACTGTTGGGCCTTCTACTTTTCCCGATCGTGTTTAGATTCGTTTTGCATATATATGAAAGCTCTTTGAGAAAGAGAGACGGTCCACCAAGAAACTGCAGTGATACTGCAAAATctgtctttttctttgtttcaatTCTACTTTTTATGGTCGTGGCTGTACCCTCTTGGATGCAGTTTGTACACGATTTCCACCAGCATCCCTTCTTATG GGTGCTCACATTTGTCTTTTCTGAACCTCTGAAGAGACTGTCATTGTGTATCTACTGGGTTCTGTTGATCGTAGTGTCTGTGTTACGGTTTTATAACATTTCAAGAGGTAGCAAGGTTGAGAGAATCTTGCTCCGGAAGTACTACCATCTGATGGCTGTTTTAATGTTCTTGCCTGCTCTTGTCTTACAG CCTAAGTTTCTCGATCTAGCATTTGGTGCAGCATTGGCAGTTTTCATTGCACTGGAGATCATTAGA ATCTGGAGAATTCAGCCGCTTGGAGAGCCGTTACATCACTTCATGAATGCTTTCACAGACCATCGTGATTCAGAGTTTCTGATCGTCAG CCACTTCTCACTGTTGCTTGGGTGTGCGCTACCAATTTGGATGTCTTCTGGGTTTAATGACCGAGCTTTATCCCCATTTGCCGGGATACTCAGCCTCGGGATTGGAGATACAATG GCATCGATGGTTGGTCACAAATATGGGGTGTTAAGATGGAGCAAGACAGGAA AGAAAACGGTAGAAGGTACAGCAGCGGGAATAACATCGATGATGGCAGTGTGCTTTATGTTGGTCCCAGTATTAGCATCAATGGGTTATATACTAAGCCAAGGATGGTGGTCCCTTCTTGTTGCGGTTACAGCCACCGGGATGTTGGAAGCTTACACAGCGCAACTAGACAACGCCTTTATACCTCTGGTCTTCTACGCTCTCCTCTGCTTGTAG